The Syngnathus typhle isolate RoL2023-S1 ecotype Sweden unplaced genomic scaffold, RoL_Styp_1.0 HiC_scaffold_115, whole genome shotgun sequence region acctaagggtctataaatcaacctaatctaggcgtctattttaggtctatatatcaacctattttagatctaaaaaatcaacctattttagacttctatttctggtctataaatcaacctattttagatctataaataaacctattttgaacgtctactttaggtctataaatcaacctaagggtctataaatcaacctaatttaggtgtctattttaggtctatatatcaacctattttagatctaaaaatcaatctattctagacgtctatttctggtttaaaaattaacctattttagacgtctatttttggtttaaaaatcaaccttttttagacgtctatttttggtttaaaaatcaaccttttttagacgtctatttttggtctaaaaatcaacctattttagacgtctatttttggtttaaaaatcaaccttttttagacgtctattttttgtttaaaaatcaaccttttttagacgtctatttctggtctataaataaacctattttagatctattttaaacatctactttaggtctataaataaacctaagggtctataaatcaacctaatttaggcgtctattttaggtctatatatcaacctattttagatctaaaaaccaacctattttagacgtctatttctggtctattttagatctataaataaacctattttaaacgtctactttaggtctataaatcaacctaagggtctataaatcaacctaatttaggcgtctattttaggtctatatatcaacctattttagatctaaaaatcaacctattttagacgtctatttctggtctataaatcaacctattttagatctattttaaacgtctactttaggtctataaatcaacctaagggtctataaatcaacctaagggtctataaatcaacctaatttaggcgtctattttaggtctatatatcaacctattttagatctaaaaatcaacctattttagacgtctatttctgttctataaatcaacctattttagatctataaataaacctattttaaacgtctacgttaggtctataaatcaacctaagggtctataaatcaacctaatctaggtgtctattttaggtctatatatcaacctattttagatctaaaaaatcaacctattttagacgtctatttctggtctataaatcaacctattttagatctattttaaacgtctactttaggtctataaatcaacctaagggtctataaatcaacctaatttaggcgtctattttaggtctatatatcaacctattttagatctaaaaatcaacctattttagacgtctatttctggtctataaatcaacctattttagatctattttaaacgtctactttaggtctataaatcaacctaagggtctataaatcaacctaatttaggcgtctattttaggtctatatatcaacctattttagatctaaaaatcaacctattttagacgtctatttctggtctataaatcgtctattttaggtctatatatcaacctattttagatctaaaaatcaacctattttaaacgtctactttaggtctataaatcaacctaagggtctataaatcaacctaatttaggcatgtattttaggtctatatgtcaacctatttcagatctaaaaatcaacctattttagacgtatatttctgatctataaatcgtctattttaggtctatatatcaacctattttagatctaaaaatcaacctattttagacgtctatttctggtctatttcagatctataattaaacctattttaaacgtctactttaggtctataaatcaacctaagggtctataaatacacctaacttaggcgtctattttaggtctatatatcaacctattttagatctaaaaatcaacctattttagacgtctatttctggtctataaatcaacctattttagatctattttaaacgtttactttaggtctataaatcaacctaagggtctataaatcaacctaatttaggcgtctattttaggtctatatatcaacctattttagatctaaaaatcaacctattttagacgtctatttctggtctataaatcaacctattttagatctattttaaacgtctactttaggtctataaatcaacctaagggtctataaatcaacctaatttaggcgtctattttaggtctatatatcaacctattttagatctaaaaatcaacctattttagacgtctatttctggtctataaatcgtctattttaggtctatatatcaacctattttagatctaaaaatcaaccttttttagacgtctatttctggtctatttgagatctataattaaacctattttaaacgtctacgttaggtctataaatcaacctaatctaggcgtatattttaggtctatatatcaacctattttagatctaaaaaatcaacctattttagacgtctatttctggtctataaatcaacctattttagatatataaataaacctattttgaacatctactttaggtctataaatcaacctaatttaggcgtctattttaggtctatatatcaacctattttagatctaaaaatcaacctattttagacgtctatttctggtctataaatcaacctattttagatctattttaaacgtctactttaggtctataaatcaacctaagggtctataaatcaacctaatttaggcgtctattttaggtctatatatcaacctattttagatctaaaaatcaacctattttagacgtctatttctggtctataaatcaacctattttaattatctactttaggtctataaatcaacctaagggtctataaatcaacctaatttaggcgtctattttaggtctatatatcaacctattttagatctaaaaatcaacctattttagacgtctatttctggtctataaatcgtctattttaggtctgtatatcaacctattttagatctcaaaaaataaacctattttaaacgtctactttaggtctataaatcaacctaagggtctataaatcaacctaatttaggcgtctattttaggtctatatatcaacctattttagatctaaaaatcaacctattttagacgtctttttctggtctataaatcgtctattttaggtctatatatcaacctattttagatctaaaaatcaacctattttagacgtctatttctggtctataaatcgtctattttaggtctatatatcaacctattttagatctaaaaataaacctattttaagcgtctactttaggtctataaatcaacctaagggtctataaatcaacctaatttaggcgtctattttaggtcttatatatcaacctattttagatctaaaaatcaacctattttagacgtctatttctggtctataaatcgtaacgcgcttccagccagtctttgcaggcacgagcaatgtttcaaagaaaatttgatcaacatGCGACGGGCATTTTTTGCCAGATCGCTCCAAAATCGTTTGCAGTGTGCCCCCTACTCGTCCATCCGCAGAACAGGTATCGCTGTAGCCTAGCCCGGCTGCTTTGGGCAAGGACTGGAAACCAAGTAGACAACGGGCCATTCCCACAGACTGACAATTTAGGCCGAGAGTCCTGAACGCCACACGCCATGTTGAAAATGCATGACCGGATTGGAGATGTGACAGTCGTTGCTTTGCTTTTAGGTTGTTTCTGCTGCTCCATGGAGTCTGGTGTGCGCATTTACAATGTGGAGCCTTTGATGGAGAAGGGCCACTTGGGTGAGCGTCTTGCTGCTCGGCGCTGGCCGGGCGCCTGCTAACGTGGCCCGCCGTCTGCTTTGCAGATCACGAGCAGGTGGGCAGCGTGGCGTCGTGCTCCATGCTGCATCGCTCCAACCTGCTGGCCGTGGTCGGGGGCGGAGTCAGCCCCAAGTTCTCTGAGATATCCGGTGGGTGCCTTTTGAATTGGGCGAGCACGACCATGAAGCCAACCGGTGTGACTTTTCAGTGCTGATCTGGGATGACGCGTGCGATTCCCGAGACGCCAAAGACAAGCTGGTCCTGGAGTTCACCTTCACCAAGCCGGTGCTGGCGGTCCGGATGCGACACGACAAGTGAGTGGCGGCGGCTCGCTAAACTGGCCGAGAGGAGCGCAAACgttgaaagcaaacaaattggCGGGCTGCCTCCTCCCAGGATTGTCATGGTGTTGAAGAACAGGATCTATTTGTACAGCTTTCCCGACAAGCCGCTCAAGCTCTTTGAGTTTGATACGCGCGACAACCCCaaaggtgagcgagtgagcCAGCGAGCGCTCGGCCAGTCAGTCGCGCGGCTTCCTTTTATTAGCGTCTGCTTTTCCACCAGGTCTGTGCGACTTGTGTCCGAGTCTGGACAAGCAGCTGCTGGTTTTCCCGGGACACAAATGTGGAAGTCTGCAGCTGGCGGTAAATTGCCCCTCACACTTCCAAGCGTACGTGGGAGAGCCTGCGTCGCCGTCATTAGTCCGCTCCCGCCCTCCAGGACCTGTCCAACAGCAAGCCCGGGACGTCGTCGGCGCCGTTCACCATCAACGCGCACCAGAGCGAGATCGCCTGCCTGGCGCTCAACCAGCCGGGAAGCGTGGCCGCCTCGGCCTCTCGCAAGGGGACGCTCATACGCCTCTTTGACACCAGCAGCCGCGACAAACTGGTGGAGCTGCGGCGAGGCACCGACCCCGCCACGCTCTACTGGTAAGCGTGCCCCcccccttattattattattttttttaattgtaggtTTGCTCACCGCTGACCATGTCCCCTCCCCGCACCTGCACAGCCTCAACTTCAGTCACGACTCGTCCTTCTTGTGCGCATCCAGTGACAAAGGGACGGTCCACATCTTCGCCCTGAAAGACACCAAACTTAACCGCCGCTCCGCGTAAGACCGCCGCTCCGCGTAAGGCCGCCGCCCCGCTCCCTCGCCCACTCCCTCTTCAACGTGCGTGTGCGCCTGCCAGGTTGGCGCGCGTGGGCAAGGTGGGCCCCGTCATCGGCCAGTACGTGGACAGCCAGTGGTCGCTGGCCAGCTTCACCGTGCCCGCCGAGTGCGCCTGCATCTGCGCCTTCGGGAAGAACACATCCAAGAACGTCAACTCCGTCATCGGTCCGAGGGAGGGGTCGtcgtttgctgcgcaccagccACATTTTGCCTCTAACATTTCCTTTGCTCTCTATGGCAGCCATCTGCGTGGACGGCACCTTCCACAAGTACGTCTTCACGCCCGACGGAAACTGCAACCGAGAAGCCTTTGACGTCTACTTGGACATTTGCAACGACGACGACTTTTGATCCAGGACGGAAGGAAACGGGGAAGGACCCAAGGAAGAAACGGCAGGACACTTCAAGTGAAGCCAGGTGTCACCTTTTGCGGTTCGGCAGGTCCGTCACACCCCTGCGATTTCATTTGTACTTTGACACAAACTGAACAAAGGaagcaaaccagaaaaaaaaagaaaaaggcaggcgacttctgtttttattcaaagcaaaatgatacgtACATTTACACATGAAGCACACGTGAGATCaggggaaaaacatttaaataagaacCAAAAATACCCTGCCCCAACGCAGACGAGCACAATGGTCAGAGCAAAACCAACGGAGCGCTGGCTTGGCTGCCTTGCGTCTACAGCAGCTCGTGGCGACATTTTGGGCAATAGCTGACGCCAGTAATCAAGCGCGCGATGAAATcaacttaggaaaaaaaaggataaacatgCTTAACGCTAAAAACTTTAAATCAAGAACGCAGCATCGGCTCGCTGAAGTTTTCCATGAAGGCGGGCCCTCGCGTGTCCATCGAAGGTGGACGACCAAGAACGTTGTGAGGATCCTGTCCGACGTCGGCGGGAAAGGCACGCATGGTCTCCAAGACCAGGCCGAGGTGCTCCAGGAAGGAGTTGACGGATACGCGAAGGACGCGAGCTTGCTCTGCACGCCACTTCCTGAAAAGGTCACAAGAGGTCACTGGCGGGTGGGCGTGCGGGCGACGGCAGCGGGGCCGGGCGAAGGCTCCTCACGCGCTGAGCACACTCCCGGCGAGCGTCAGCCGCTTGCGGACGCCTCCTCGCCGGGGCTCGCGGTCGGGACTCAGCGAGCGCAGAGCCACAGCGGCCTGGCGCGCCGACTGGAAGGGAACTTGCAGCGAGCTAGAAAAGGGGAGGGTCAAGGAAACGTGTGCGAGTGACTCGACGTCAGCGCTCAGGAAAGAAGCCAAGCTCGCTCGCGGAGAATCAGGCCCAGAGACGTCGGAGACGCGATAACCTTATTGCTAGTTTGTCTGAAACTGCAAAGAGAACTCTCGACGCTTCAACATCACTGCAATCCAAGGATACAATTCCAATTGGCTCGCTTGCTCGCCGCTCTCGGGCGCCGCCATGTTATTCGTCTGCGGAAGCCTTCTTCGTCCGAGTAATCGGAGCACACTCGTTGCTCGCCCTCCCGCGCGGCCGCCCCCTAGCGGCAGAGCAGACAGCGCACAAAAGTCGACCATCGGGTTCGGAGGATATTTATTTCTTCTGCGCGGTTGAGTGACCGACCACAAATGTATGTACTATGAAGTTGTGTGAGCTTGTGGCGGACCTCAGTCCCAGGCCTATAGTTCGGGGTGGGTTGATATGTTTATCCTTTGCCAAATCATACACGCTTTGTATCTTTGATGACTTCTGACACAAGCTAAATGTTTCGCTCACAGTTCTTCGGTTTCTTCAACGCAAAGATTTGTGGCAgattctttgctcttttttttctcttttttctgaggAGGAGCTGTCAAAGTCACCTGTGCGCATGCACGTGTGAGTAGCTCATCCGAGGACGCGCCGACAGAACATTCTTCCAAATCCTCATTCCAGAAGCGTGCTGAAGTCACAACAAGGAGGTTTGTTTCGTcctctttaaaaaaacttttttttttacttagtccTCTTTGAAAGTGAAACCCAACAACCAACACATGGTCAAAGGACTCTGTGAACGATAGAGGGAGGACAAAAGGAGACAATGACTCAGAGGGGGAAAACCATCTCAagaccccaaaaagttgccaagTATACATAGATGTTCGTAAGCCAAGGTTTCACTGTACTTGGGTTGGTCCAATTTAGAACCAAACTGGGCTGTTTTTAAGCCGGAATTGGTCAGGCTGAATGAAAACCAACAGACAGAGCATTGAAGCGTCTTTGGATCCTTGAAAAACACTATATGAAttgaatgcattattattatttttgcgccTACACTAAGTTGTTTTATTCCGAGCCACACTTAAGCTCTCCTCATCAGCTCCTTTGTATGGAAACCGTGGATTGACCTGTGCAACCACGTCTGCGCGCGTCTGACTGCACACGAGTCTCTTCCTTGTAGGGCACGGGCACTAGgctgatggcggcaacaaagagTCTCTTTCTTGTAGGGCATGAGCACTCGgctgatggcggcaacaaagagAGGCGGCGGCATGCTGCGTGACCTGCAGGTGGCGTTGCAGCGGAAGATTGAGGAGCTGACGGAGCGAGACGCGCTGATTGAGGAGCTGGAGTCAGAACTGGATGCCAAAGATCTCCTGATTGGCCATTTGCGGGCCGAGCTGGACCGTCATCGTAGTTTGATGCCGGGCACCGACGATACTGCCGCTGCACAGACACCCGACGCAGGTGTGACAAAACGTTCTCCTGAGTCACTGAACTGTTGAGGTCCGCCCGGGCggaggttatgtttttttttaacattttcttcacctttttttgttgcatccagcaggtggcgctccaGCAATGCCAGCACCGTCACTCGATGAGCCTCAGCGCACCAAGAGACAGGCCATATCGGCAGAACCCAGCGCTCTGGATCCTGCCCGACTCACCGACGTCACGCTCACCAGCTACTGCAAGAGCAAAGAGTGAGCTTATGTTATTTTTGTTCTGTGTTTTGCAGACTCTTTTCAATCGTTACATCTGCGGTTCGGACCATTCCTTtccgctgtgaaaaaaaaaaaagagccgtgaggagtgtgtgttgcgCAGAGGCGACGCTTCCTACCTCAAGCCGAGGCTGCCTCTCGGTCGGGGTCGTGGGAGACCGAGAAGGCCGGCCCTGAGAAAGGTGCCTGCCCCATTGGAGCCagggtgtgtttgcgtgcaggtCCAGCGAGCTGATCCAGAGAGCGCTGATGGACAATGACTTCATGAAGCATCTGGAACATGGACAGGTGAGAAGACCCcaaccacccccccccaccacacctcCACCCTCACCCCCCACTTGGCGTCTGTTTTGCTCACGCTTTGACGTCCGCCCTGTTTCCAGATCCTCACCATCTTGGACTGCATGCGGCCCACCAGCCTGGACAAAGGCTGCTGCGTCATCCAGGAGGGCGACGACGGATCTAGCGTCTTTGTTCTGGAGGGTGGGTCACTGCAGCTTTTGCTTCCGAGTCACGGCTCCCGTTTTCCCTTTTGCGTCCGTCCACAGAGGGCATGGTGGAGGTGAGCAAAGAAGGCAAAAAGCTGTGCACCATCGGCCCCGGCAAAGTCTTTGGCGAGCTCGCCATCTTGTACAACTGCACGCGCACGGCTACAGTGACGGGTACACCACAGTGCACACGACAGCGCCCCCTGAAGCTAGGACCGGAGTCCAGGCGTCATcttccagcgtgtgtgtgtgcgtgtgcgtgcgtgcgtgtgcgcgcatgcacatgtgcgtgtgtgcagctcTGACCGACATCAAGTTGTGGGCCATTGATCGCCAGGGCTTTCAGACCATTATGATGAGGACCGGCCTCATCAAGCATTCCCAGTACACGGACTTCCTGCGCAGGTAACCTTGACGTCGTGACATGGCAGCAGCCTGACGTCCAAATGACGTGGCGTCTCCCTGTCGCTAGCGTTCCGTCCTTCCAGGCCCTTCCAGAGGACGTTCTCAGCAAGCTGGCTGATGTTCTGGAGGAGGTGAGTCCAGACCCGCCTGCACGTGTCACTCTCTGGTCATCTGaccccccgtgtgtgtgtgtctgcgcacaTCAGACTCACTATAGCAATGGCGACTACATCATCCGGCAGGGCGCCACGGGAGACACCTTCTTCATTATCAGTGAAGGGCAGGTGAGCTTTTCTACTCGTTCCGTGCCTGCCCGTAAGGTGCGCTGCCAAAGTGGATTGGGCAAAGTCTGCTCACTTTTACTTTGCACGGCCTCACAAGGTATGACTTTTGGCTTCCTTCGTGCAAAATCTCACTTGTGAGCATGTGCAGGTGACGGTGTGGCAGCAGACCGCCCCCAGTGGTCAGCAGGTGCCGGTGAAGACGCTGTCCAAAGGCGACTGGTTTGGCGAGCAAGCGCTGAAAGGGTGAAAGCGCGCTACGCCGTTCACGTCGCCGTCGCCCGTGCCTTCCCGCCATCCATTTAACGTGCTGCCTTTCCTGTCTCGTAGGGAAGATGTGCGTACGGCCTCCTCCCACGTTCCATCCTTTCACATCAGACAAGGCAAACATCGTGCATGGCTGAGTAGTCATTGTTTATCCCAGCAGCCACTGTCATGCCTTCACGGAAGCAAATGCGGCAGAAACTTGCAGAAACTTGCTCGACACAAAGCAAaatcaaaagaatatttagagTCCTAAAAAACAGAGTCTTTGGCGTCCTTGTGTGTTTTCCACATCATCTGAAGGAGTGAGGCCGCTCCTCAGTCGGGTTCATGCTGCCTCACGGCACTCTCCTttgttccgcaggtccttcaagCAGCTGATCGGCGGCTTAGAGGAAGTGGACCGCCAGCAGGGAGACGACGAGCACGTCAAAGCCAAGTAAGTGGTGTACATCGCCGACGAACTCTCTATTGACGTCGAGGCAACGATGCACTAACGCATGTGCGCAGGTGCCCGGCTGAGGACGACTTCTTCTCCGGCGTGACGCTCGACGACCTTGCCGTGGTCTGCACCTTGGGCATGGGTGGCTTCAGCCGCGTGGAGCTGGTGGGTGGGTCCCCGCGCCGGCGGCCGTGGTGCCGACGCGTGGTGACGTGTGGCCGCGTCGCCTTCAGGTGCAGCTCAAGAGAGACGCTGGGCGCTCCTTCGCCCTCAAAGTGTTGAAGAAGCGCCACATTCTGGACACCAGGCAGCAGGAGCACATCCTGTCGGAACGCCGCATCATGATGGAAGTCAACAGCCCCTTCATCATCAGGTCACTGTTTAGTCCCTCCGTTCATGTCCAAAGCAGGCAAAGTACAAGTCCAGCTCGTGGGGTGCCAAGCGCAGGTTTGAGGTGCCCGCGTGCCAGCGGCCTCAAGCCCattgtttcttttcccctcataagtaggggtgtaaatcgcgggttttgtcacgatacgatatatcgatacaaagaaccacgatacgatatttgccgatatcttaaagcctgctgtgattcattcacgatacatcacggtatagtgctctacgatcgatatagaacaatatcctgatttataacaattcatatcttaaagcctgctgtgattcattcacgatacatcacgatatagtgctctacgataaatatagaacaatatcctgatttataacaattcatacgcaaaatcaacaaggtactgcaaactctttatttaggaaattacaaagtgcttccaaatgaatgacttgaagcccaaaggggaacgaatgtccttgtcttcttggacactagccatagcaccagcccaggagccgcgtagttgtcggctcccctttcacgtgcctgctctgctcacaacacaacacgccgcgcgctgctcccggaaagaggaagcaagcaacaatgaactggatttcaaaataaagtcgcgtctaatgtctgaggtcaaaaacgggcgatatagatcgatgtttacgtttagcatcgatgccaacaaatcgtagagcattatatcgatgcatCGTCACACCCCTACTCATAAGTGGCCACCGCCAGCTGTTCTGAAGCACAGTAATGCGTCCCTGTCCGCAGGTTGTACCGCACCTTCCGGGACCCCAAATACTTGTATATGCTGCTAGAGGTTTGTCTTGGCGGAGAGCTGTGGACGCTCTTAAGAGACAGGTGGGTGTCGGGTCGGGATGAGCACGTTGTCGCTGTGTGCGAAGGCACCGCCGGCCGCGTTCTTTGAAAGTCACAAAGATGGGCCCAAACGCCGACGTCGCAAGCGTGCTGTCCCTTTCTGTGCCACCAGGGGCTCCTTTGACGACGGGACCACAAGATTCTACACGACGTGCGTTATCGAGGCTCTGGCGGAGCTCCACTGTAAAGGGATCATCTACCGAGACCTCAAGCCGGAGAATATCATCCTTGACCACAGAGGCTACGCCAAGTTGGTGAGTCTTCAAGGCGCTCGTCAACAGCGGCGGCGTGACGCTAACGGAGGGCGCggcgcgggcgtgcgtgcgtgcgtccggcCGCTAGGTGGATTTTGGCTTCGCTAAGAAGGTGGGCTTGGGGAAGAAGACCTGGACCTTCTGCGGGACCCCCGAGTACGTGGCCCCCGAGATCATCCTCAACAAAGGTCACGACAGCTCGGCCGACTGCTGGTCCCTGGGGATCCTGGTCTTTGAGCTTCTCAGCGGAAGGTAGGTGGGTGGGCGGTCTTGTGCGCATTGGCGTGATCGTGCGGGCTTCGGCAGCGCGTTGATCCCTTCCCGGTCGGTCCCGCAGTCCGCCGTTTTCCGGCTCGGACCCCATGAAGACgtacaacatcatcttgaggggGATCGACATGGTGGAATTCCCCAAAAAGATCACCAAGAGTGCCGCAAACCTCATCAAGAGACTCTGCAGGTTGTGGCCCAGCAAAGGCTACCAAGTATTTGCCCTTCTTAGTTAAGAGAGGTGGGGTCGCAAGAGGGCCAGTTTGCGCAGCGGCCCCAAATTGTGcgctcacagaaggcacacttaGGGCGCTCTTCTCGCCCGCCGCGCTCCGTTTGGATTGACGTCCAATTGCTCATCGGGGCGCCAGTTGGTGTCGACTGCGGCTCGTTCACAGTCGGCTCACGTCAGAGCTGTTTGGGCGAGAAGGGAGCAGACGTAGAGGAGATGATAGAATTCGAGTGCTGAATATGGCCGTCGTAAgcaagcgcgtgtgtgtgtgtcagggacaACCCCTCGGAACGTCTC contains the following coding sequences:
- the LOC133148564 gene encoding WD repeat domain phosphoinositide-interacting protein 4, which codes for MESGVRIYNVEPLMEKGHLDHEQVGSVASCSMLHRSNLLAVVGGGVSPKFSEISVLIWDDACDSRDAKDKLVLEFTFTKPVLAVRMRHDKIVMVLKNRIYLYSFPDKPLKLFEFDTRDNPKGLCDLCPSLDKQLLVFPGHKCGSLQLADLSNSKPGTSSAPFTINAHQSEIACLALNQPGSVAASASRKGTLIRLFDTSSRDKLVELRRGTDPATLYCLNFSHDSSFLCASSDKGTVHIFALKDTKLNRRSALARVGKVGPVIGQYVDSQWSLASFTVPAECACICAFGKNTSKNVNSVIAICVDGTFHKYVFTPDGNCNREAFDVYLDICNDDDF
- the LOC133148565 gene encoding EKC/KEOPS complex subunit LAGE3-like: MAAPESGEQASQLEFSLQVPFQSARQAAVALRSLSPDREPRRGGVRKRLTLAGSVLSAKWRAEQARVLRVSVNSFLEHLGLVLETMRAFPADVGQDPHNVLGRPPSMDTRGPAFMENFSEPMLRS
- the LOC133148563 gene encoding cGMP-dependent protein kinase 1-like isoform X1, with protein sequence MSTRLMAATKRGGGMLRDLQVALQRKIEELTERDALIEELESELDAKDLLIGHLRAELDRHRSLMPGTDDTAAAQTPDAAGGAPAMPAPSLDEPQRTKRQAISAEPSALDPARLTDVTLTSYCKSKESSELIQRALMDNDFMKHLEHGQILTILDCMRPTSLDKGCCVIQEGDDGSSVFVLEEGMVEVSKEGKKLCTIGPGKVFGELAILYNCTRTATVTALTDIKLWAIDRQGFQTIMMRTGLIKHSQYTDFLRSVPSFQALPEDVLSKLADVLEETHYSNGDYIIRQGATGDTFFIISEGQVTVWQQTAPSGQQVPVKTLSKGDWFGEQALKGEDVRTASSHVPSFHIRQGKHRAWSFKQLIGGLEEVDRQQGDDEHVKAKCPAEDDFFSGVTLDDLAVVCTLGMGGFSRVELVQLKRDAGRSFALKVLKKRHILDTRQQEHILSERRIMMEVNSPFIIRLYRTFRDPKYLYMLLEVCLGGELWTLLRDRGSFDDGTTRFYTTCVIEALAELHCKGIIYRDLKPENIILDHRGYAKLVDFGFAKKVGLGKKTWTFCGTPEYVAPEIILNKGHDSSADCWSLGILVFELLSGSPPFSGSDPMKTYNIILRGIDMVEFPKKITKSAANLIKRLCRDNPSERLGNQKNGVKDIQKHKWFEGFNWDGLRQGTLDCPFMPRVDGPLDNSNFDDFPLDTEGPPPDDESGWDLEF
- the LOC133148563 gene encoding cGMP-dependent protein kinase 1-like isoform X2, producing MMRTGLIKHSQYTDFLRSVPSFQALPEDVLSKLADVLEETHYSNGDYIIRQGATGDTFFIISEGQVTVWQQTAPSGQQVPVKTLSKGDWFGEQALKGEDVRTASSHVPSFHIRQGKHRAWSFKQLIGGLEEVDRQQGDDEHVKAKCPAEDDFFSGVTLDDLAVVCTLGMGGFSRVELVQLKRDAGRSFALKVLKKRHILDTRQQEHILSERRIMMEVNSPFIIRLYRTFRDPKYLYMLLEVCLGGELWTLLRDRGSFDDGTTRFYTTCVIEALAELHCKGIIYRDLKPENIILDHRGYAKLVDFGFAKKVGLGKKTWTFCGTPEYVAPEIILNKGHDSSADCWSLGILVFELLSGSPPFSGSDPMKTYNIILRGIDMVEFPKKITKSAANLIKRLCRDNPSERLGNQKNGVKDIQKHKWFEGFNWDGLRQGTLDCPFMPRVDGPLDNSNFDDFPLDTEGPPPDDESGWDLEF
- the LOC133148563 gene encoding cGMP-dependent protein kinase 1-like isoform X3; protein product: MSFKQLIGGLEEVDRQQGDDEHVKAKCPAEDDFFSGVTLDDLAVVCTLGMGGFSRVELVQLKRDAGRSFALKVLKKRHILDTRQQEHILSERRIMMEVNSPFIIRLYRTFRDPKYLYMLLEVCLGGELWTLLRDRGSFDDGTTRFYTTCVIEALAELHCKGIIYRDLKPENIILDHRGYAKLVDFGFAKKVGLGKKTWTFCGTPEYVAPEIILNKGHDSSADCWSLGILVFELLSGSPPFSGSDPMKTYNIILRGIDMVEFPKKITKSAANLIKRLCRDNPSERLGNQKNGVKDIQKHKWFEGFNWDGLRQGTLDCPFMPRVDGPLDNSNFDDFPLDTEGPPPDDESGWDLEF